A window of the Cystobacter fuscus genome harbors these coding sequences:
- a CDS encoding acyl-CoA dehydrogenase: MTAPASNPLLSDRDVDFQLYEVLDAESLCKLPAFADHSRETFTLFLDSTRRLARDVLAPTYRLMDSEPPTFRDGRVHVHPLMRTLYPQLVDLGLLAATRPVEVGGQRLPLTVYSLASAYLMAGNLSAYAFIGLTTGAAHLIEAFGSEWLKDTFMAKMYAGQWTGTMALTEPHAGSSLADVRTRATPAEDGTYRISGSKIFISGGDHDFGENVVHLTLGRIDGAPAGVRGLSLFAIPARRPEGGRLVDNDVRVTGAIHKIGWKGIPSLALNYGEGGDCRGWLVGQAGKGLAHMFQMMNEARIMVGFNAVSTASVAYHEALAYARNRPQGRLSWEKDAARPQRPIIEHADVRRMLLRQKAIVEGGLSLLAMASWQADLAEHGATPEARERAGLLVDLITPLAKTFPAEKGFEANALAIQVHGGYGYSTEYLPEAWLRDQKLNSIHEGTTGIQGLDLLGRKVVAAGGGGMRAFVEEVEATVERARRAGVEPSWGEALNEALQRVVALTMELGAAGMTGDVERMLRHSADYMELFSVLAVAWRWLAQAAAAREGLARGTDGRDFYEGKLAAAQYWIHTELPRVAQLVELCRSGEDSYTRMQPDWF, encoded by the coding sequence ATGACCGCTCCCGCCTCCAATCCCCTGCTCTCCGACCGTGACGTGGACTTCCAGCTCTATGAGGTGCTGGACGCGGAGTCGCTCTGCAAGCTGCCCGCCTTCGCGGACCACTCGCGCGAGACCTTCACCCTCTTCCTGGACAGCACGCGGCGCCTGGCGCGGGACGTGCTCGCCCCCACCTACCGGCTCATGGACTCGGAGCCGCCCACCTTCCGCGATGGCCGCGTCCACGTGCACCCGTTGATGCGCACGCTCTACCCCCAGCTCGTTGACCTGGGCCTGCTCGCGGCCACGCGCCCGGTGGAGGTGGGCGGCCAGCGGCTGCCGCTCACGGTGTACTCGCTGGCCTCGGCCTACCTGATGGCGGGCAACCTCAGCGCCTACGCCTTCATCGGGCTCACCACCGGCGCGGCGCACCTCATCGAGGCGTTCGGCAGCGAGTGGCTCAAGGACACGTTCATGGCCAAGATGTACGCGGGCCAGTGGACGGGCACCATGGCGCTCACCGAGCCCCACGCCGGCAGCAGCCTCGCGGACGTGCGCACCCGGGCCACTCCCGCCGAGGACGGCACCTACCGCATCTCCGGCTCGAAGATCTTCATCAGCGGCGGAGACCACGACTTCGGGGAGAACGTGGTGCACCTGACGCTGGGGCGCATCGACGGTGCGCCCGCGGGCGTGCGTGGTTTGTCGCTCTTCGCCATCCCCGCGCGCCGGCCCGAGGGCGGACGGCTCGTGGACAACGACGTGCGGGTGACGGGCGCCATCCACAAGATTGGCTGGAAGGGTATTCCCAGCCTGGCGCTCAACTACGGCGAGGGCGGCGACTGCCGCGGGTGGCTCGTGGGTCAGGCGGGCAAGGGCCTGGCCCACATGTTCCAGATGATGAACGAGGCGCGCATCATGGTGGGCTTCAATGCGGTGTCCACCGCCTCGGTCGCCTACCACGAGGCCCTGGCCTATGCGCGCAACCGGCCCCAGGGCCGCCTCTCCTGGGAGAAGGACGCCGCGCGGCCCCAGCGTCCCATCATCGAGCACGCGGACGTGCGGCGCATGCTCCTGCGCCAGAAGGCCATCGTGGAGGGAGGTCTGTCCCTCCTGGCGATGGCCTCGTGGCAGGCGGACCTGGCGGAGCATGGCGCGACGCCGGAAGCACGCGAGCGCGCGGGCCTGCTGGTGGACCTGATCACGCCGCTGGCCAAGACGTTCCCCGCCGAGAAGGGCTTCGAGGCCAACGCCCTCGCCATCCAGGTGCACGGCGGCTACGGCTACTCGACCGAGTACCTGCCCGAGGCGTGGCTGCGTGACCAGAAGCTCAACAGCATCCACGAGGGCACCACCGGCATCCAGGGATTGGATCTGCTCGGACGCAAGGTGGTGGCCGCGGGAGGCGGGGGCATGCGCGCCTTCGTCGAGGAGGTGGAGGCCACGGTGGAGCGGGCGCGCCGGGCGGGCGTGGAGCCCTCCTGGGGCGAGGCGCTCAACGAGGCGCTCCAGCGCGTGGTGGCGCTGACGATGGAGCTGGGAGCGGCGGGCATGACGGGCGACGTGGAGCGGATGCTGCGCCACAGCGCCGACTACATGGAGCTGTTCTCGGTGCTCGCGGTGGCGTGGCGATGGCTCGCGCAGGCGGCCGCGGCACGCGAGGGGCTCGCCCGGGGCACGGACGGCCGGGACTTCTACGAGGGGAAGCTCGCCGCGGCGCAGTACTGGATCCACACCGAGCTGCCGCGCGTGGCGCAACTGGTGGAGCTGTGCCGCTCGGGAGAGGACTCGTACACGCGGATGCAGCCCGACTGGTTCTGA
- the argS gene encoding arginine--tRNA ligase, whose translation MRQKVFALIADTLAALKSAGTLKLEQVPGYTVEPPKNPAHGDWAVNVAMLLTKPEGKPPRDIANAIVKGLVDKEGMVAKVEVAGPGFLNFTLKEQVIQQVAREVLSAGETFGRRAPKSTGKRIMVEFVSANPTGPVHIGHARGAFMGDAVSRLLDAAGHDVTREFYINDYGKQVETLGRTVHKRYRQLFGEQVELIEGEYPAEYVIDIARTWKEEVGDRYLRAPESEWLPLATEVAIRENMKAIRASLEKANIRHDVFFSEASLHAAGKVKAVAEEYAKRGATYEAAEARRDTEKVRSEDSKAAQYTDRQKGGTFLMTSQHGDDEDRVILRRDGTPVYLTADLAYHKEKYDRGFDRLIDVLGADHAGHTPRIKAGMSLLELDVKRLDFLLVQLVRITRGGEEVKVSKRKGTVFELEDLIDEVGPDVCRFLFLMKTANARFDFDLDLVQKQSKDNPVFYFQYGHARCASILKKAAEKSTPFVGAEHLTPAQLARLTLPEELAMLKKMSQLPDVVASAAERLEPHHVLYFCQELITDFHSYYTKYKTDPIISADAEKTQGRLALVAALKQTLRSAFALLGIHAPEYMEAPPEEE comes from the coding sequence ATGCGGCAGAAGGTTTTCGCTCTCATTGCTGACACGCTCGCGGCGCTGAAGTCGGCCGGCACGCTCAAGTTGGAGCAGGTGCCGGGCTACACCGTGGAGCCCCCGAAGAACCCTGCCCACGGCGACTGGGCGGTCAACGTGGCGATGCTGCTCACCAAGCCCGAGGGCAAGCCGCCGCGCGACATCGCCAACGCCATCGTGAAGGGCCTGGTGGACAAGGAGGGGATGGTCGCCAAGGTGGAGGTGGCGGGTCCGGGCTTCCTGAACTTCACGCTCAAGGAGCAGGTCATCCAGCAGGTGGCGCGCGAGGTGCTGAGCGCCGGGGAGACGTTCGGGCGGCGGGCGCCGAAGTCCACGGGCAAGCGCATCATGGTGGAGTTCGTGTCGGCCAACCCCACGGGCCCGGTGCACATCGGCCACGCACGCGGGGCATTCATGGGCGACGCGGTGTCCCGGTTGCTGGATGCGGCGGGGCATGACGTGACGCGCGAGTTCTACATCAACGACTACGGCAAGCAGGTGGAGACGCTGGGCCGCACGGTGCACAAGCGCTACCGGCAGCTCTTCGGCGAGCAGGTGGAGCTCATCGAGGGCGAGTACCCGGCCGAGTACGTCATCGACATCGCGAGGACCTGGAAGGAAGAGGTGGGTGACAGGTACCTGCGCGCGCCGGAGTCCGAGTGGTTGCCGCTGGCGACCGAGGTGGCCATCCGCGAGAACATGAAGGCCATCCGGGCCTCGCTGGAGAAGGCGAACATCCGGCACGACGTGTTCTTCAGCGAGGCCTCGCTGCACGCGGCGGGCAAGGTGAAGGCGGTGGCCGAGGAGTATGCGAAGCGCGGCGCGACGTACGAGGCCGCGGAGGCCCGGCGCGACACGGAGAAGGTGCGCAGCGAGGACAGCAAGGCCGCCCAGTACACGGATCGCCAGAAGGGCGGCACGTTCCTGATGACGAGCCAGCACGGGGATGACGAGGACCGCGTCATCCTCCGGCGCGACGGGACGCCCGTGTACCTGACGGCGGACCTCGCCTACCACAAGGAGAAGTACGACCGGGGCTTCGATCGCCTCATCGACGTGCTCGGGGCGGACCACGCGGGGCACACGCCGCGCATCAAGGCGGGGATGAGCCTGCTGGAGCTGGACGTGAAGCGGCTCGACTTCCTGCTGGTGCAACTCGTGCGCATCACGCGTGGCGGCGAGGAGGTCAAGGTCAGCAAGCGCAAGGGCACGGTGTTCGAGCTCGAGGATCTCATCGACGAGGTGGGCCCGGACGTGTGCCGGTTCCTCTTCCTGATGAAGACGGCGAACGCGCGCTTCGACTTCGACCTGGACCTGGTGCAGAAGCAGTCCAAGGACAACCCGGTCTTCTACTTCCAGTACGGCCATGCGCGGTGCGCGAGCATCCTGAAGAAGGCGGCGGAGAAGAGCACCCCGTTCGTCGGGGCGGAGCACCTCACGCCGGCGCAGCTCGCGCGGCTGACCCTGCCCGAGGAACTGGCGATGCTCAAGAAGATGAGCCAGTTGCCCGACGTGGTGGCGAGCGCGGCGGAGCGGCTCGAGCCGCACCACGTGCTCTACTTCTGCCAGGAGCTGATCACCGACTTCCACAGCTACTACACGAAGTACAAGACGGACCCGATCATCAGCGCGGACGCGGAGAAGACGCAGGGCCGTCTGGCACTGGTGGCGGCGCTCAAGCAGACCCTGCGCAGTGCCTTCGCGCTGCTGGGCATCCACGCCCCCGAGTACATGGAGGCTCCCCCCGAGGAGGAGTGA